One genomic window of uncultured delta proteobacterium includes the following:
- a CDS encoding conserved membrane hypothetical protein (Evidence 4 : Homologs of previously reported genes of unknown function), translated as MNPFARGKKKPRTAIPAPETPPAAPSGPEAASPGPEAASPGVDAASRTLTGEEKADAMPLREHLLELRTRLIRCVISVFAAFAGLFSCAPFIRGIMEKTLKAALPPTGSITFTDITEPFMVDMHLAFVLGFFVASPYIFYQIWAFIAPGLYASERKYVVPVALCSALFFIAGGAFCYIVVIPFTYSFFIGYGGGEATPLITLANMYRYSLKLMLAFGIMFEMPLFSFFLAKLRIVTATRLRAWRKYAILANFIIAALITPPDVLSQLLLAGPLLLLYELSILVAATFGPKPAAPDKTDKADKADPQPAA; from the coding sequence ATGAATCCCTTCGCCCGCGGCAAAAAAAAACCGCGCACGGCCATACCGGCCCCGGAAACGCCGCCCGCCGCTCCGTCTGGCCCGGAAGCCGCTTCGCCTGGACCGGAAGCCGCTTCGCCCGGAGTAGACGCCGCTTCGCGGACGCTCACCGGTGAGGAAAAAGCGGACGCCATGCCCTTGCGCGAGCATCTTCTGGAACTGCGCACACGGCTTATCCGCTGCGTCATCAGTGTGTTTGCCGCGTTCGCCGGTCTTTTTTCCTGCGCCCCGTTCATCCGGGGGATAATGGAAAAAACCTTGAAGGCCGCTCTCCCCCCCACGGGCTCCATTACCTTCACCGACATTACCGAGCCGTTCATGGTGGATATGCACCTCGCCTTCGTGCTCGGTTTTTTTGTGGCGAGCCCGTATATTTTTTATCAGATATGGGCGTTTATCGCGCCGGGCCTGTACGCGTCGGAGCGCAAATACGTCGTGCCGGTCGCGCTGTGCTCGGCCCTTTTTTTCATCGCGGGCGGGGCGTTCTGCTATATCGTGGTCATCCCCTTTACCTACAGTTTCTTCATCGGGTACGGCGGCGGCGAAGCCACCCCGCTCATCACCCTTGCCAACATGTACCGGTATTCGCTCAAGCTCATGCTGGCTTTCGGCATCATGTTCGAGATGCCGCTGTTCAGCTTTTTCCTGGCGAAACTGCGCATCGTGACGGCAACCCGCCTCCGGGCCTGGCGGAAATACGCTATCCTGGCCAATTTCATCATCGCCGCCCTGATAACGCCGCCGGATGTTCTTTCCCAACTGCTCCTGGCCGGCCCCCTTCTGCTCTTGTACGAGCTATCCATCCTGGTGGCGGCCACGTTCGGCCCCAAACCGGCTGCGCCCGATAAAACGGACAAAGCGGACAAGGCGGACCCCCAACCCGCCGCTTGA
- the tatB gene encoding Twin arginine-targeting protein translocase TatB: MFNLGGMEIVVILVVALLVLGPDKLPNFMRTIGKAVGELRRASTEFQRTIHTEIAQHDASLSRTSLTPEQEAPAREPASTAPRKTAAEKTTITDAARKRPLPRAHRPRRPLTRSGGDTGDA, encoded by the coding sequence ATGTTTAACCTTGGCGGCATGGAAATAGTTGTCATTCTGGTAGTGGCGCTCCTGGTCCTCGGCCCGGACAAACTCCCGAATTTCATGCGGACCATCGGCAAGGCCGTGGGCGAACTGCGCCGCGCGTCCACCGAATTCCAGCGCACCATCCATACCGAAATCGCGCAACACGACGCGTCCCTTTCCCGGACGTCCCTCACGCCGGAGCAGGAAGCCCCGGCGCGGGAACCGGCATCCACCGCTCCCAGAAAAACCGCCGCTGAAAAAACCACCATAACGGACGCCGCGCGCAAGCGGCCCCTGCCCCGCGCCCATCGTCCACGGCGCCCGCTCACCCGGAGCGGCGGCGACACGGGGGACGCATGA
- the guaA gene encoding GMP synthetase (glutamine aminotransferase) (Evidence 2a : Function of homologous gene experimentally demonstrated in an other organism; PubMedId : 2982857, 3894345, 8548458; Product type e : enzyme) translates to MTESHSKVIIIDYGAQYTQLIARRVREAGVYSEIIPCTASLETVKAAKPGALILSGGPDDVGEEGAFTLDMGLLSLGVPVLGICYGMQLLAHYLGGKLSQGTDREYGRADLTLTGPCPLWKDLDLTTPHIAWMSHGNHVKEVPAGFRSVASTKTLPVAAMACEEKKIYAVQFHPEVQHTDCGTAILRNFLFEIAKLAPDWTTASFVTRCIAESREKVGDAKVVLALSGGVDSTVVAALLHKAIGEKLHCVFVDHGLLRKNEGAKVKAMLEKHMPGLNLHYVEAQDLFLDKLAGVEDPEQKRKIIGGTFIEVFEREAKAIDGVTFLGQGTVYPDVIESITPKGNVIKSHHNVGGLPEKMNLKLIEPVRELFKDEVRRVAGELGLPDELIWRQPFPGPGLAVRILGDITREKIAVLQEADAIVTQEMRASGWYRKVWQSFAVLLPLRTVGVMGDARTYDNVIALRIVDSVDAMTADWTALPYDLLGTISRRIINEVKGVNRVVYDVSSKPPSTIEWE, encoded by the coding sequence ATGACTGAGAGCCACAGCAAAGTTATCATCATCGACTACGGCGCGCAGTATACCCAGCTTATCGCCCGCCGCGTGCGCGAAGCGGGCGTATACTCGGAAATCATTCCCTGCACGGCGTCCCTGGAAACCGTCAAAGCCGCCAAACCGGGCGCCCTGATCCTTTCCGGCGGACCGGACGACGTGGGGGAAGAAGGCGCGTTCACGCTGGACATGGGCCTGCTCTCGCTCGGCGTTCCCGTGCTCGGCATCTGCTACGGCATGCAGCTGCTCGCGCACTATCTCGGCGGCAAGCTTTCCCAGGGGACGGACCGGGAATACGGCCGGGCGGATCTGACCCTTACCGGCCCGTGCCCGCTCTGGAAAGATCTTGATCTCACAACGCCCCACATCGCCTGGATGAGCCACGGCAACCACGTGAAGGAAGTGCCCGCCGGGTTCAGATCCGTCGCCAGCACCAAAACCCTGCCGGTGGCGGCCATGGCCTGCGAGGAAAAGAAGATCTACGCGGTCCAGTTCCATCCGGAAGTGCAGCATACGGACTGCGGCACCGCCATTTTGCGCAACTTCCTGTTCGAGATCGCCAAGCTCGCCCCGGACTGGACGACGGCCTCCTTCGTCACCCGCTGCATCGCGGAAAGCCGCGAGAAGGTCGGCGACGCCAAGGTCGTGCTGGCCCTTTCGGGCGGGGTGGATTCCACGGTTGTGGCGGCCCTGCTGCATAAAGCCATCGGCGAGAAACTCCACTGCGTTTTCGTGGACCACGGCCTTCTGCGTAAAAACGAAGGCGCCAAAGTCAAGGCCATGCTCGAAAAGCACATGCCCGGCCTCAACCTCCACTATGTCGAGGCCCAGGATTTGTTCCTCGACAAGCTCGCCGGCGTTGAGGACCCGGAACAGAAACGCAAGATAATCGGCGGCACGTTTATCGAAGTGTTCGAGCGCGAAGCCAAGGCCATTGACGGCGTGACCTTCCTCGGCCAGGGCACGGTCTACCCCGACGTCATCGAGTCCATCACGCCCAAGGGCAACGTCATCAAGAGCCACCACAACGTGGGCGGCCTGCCGGAAAAAATGAATTTGAAGCTCATTGAGCCGGTGCGCGAACTGTTCAAAGACGAAGTACGCAGGGTGGCCGGAGAACTCGGCCTGCCCGATGAACTCATCTGGCGGCAGCCTTTCCCGGGCCCCGGCCTTGCCGTGCGCATCCTCGGCGACATCACGCGCGAAAAAATCGCCGTCCTGCAGGAAGCCGATGCCATCGTCACCCAGGAAATGCGCGCCAGCGGCTGGTACCGGAAGGTGTGGCAAAGCTTCGCCGTTCTGCTGCCCCTGCGCACGGTCGGCGTGATGGGCGACGCGAGAACGTACGACAACGTCATCGCGCTCCGCATTGTGGACAGCGTGGACGCCATGACCGCGGACTGGACCGCCCTGCCCTACGACCTGCTCGGCACCATTTCCCGCCGCATCATCAACGAAGTCAAGGGCGTAAACCGCGTGGTCTACGACGTATCCTCCAAGCCGCCGAGCACGATTGAGTGGGAATAG